One genomic segment of Pseudomonas sp. RU47 includes these proteins:
- a CDS encoding LysE/ArgO family amino acid transporter, with the protein MWQSYVNGLLVAFGLIMAIGTQNAFVLAQSLRREHHLPVAALCVVCDALLVAAGVFGLATILAQNPTLLAIARWGGATFLIWYGSQALRRACSKQSMDQGANQTVRSLRAVMLSALAVTLLNPHVYLDTVLLIGSLGAQQSVPSAYVVGAASASLLWFFTLALGAAWLAPWLARPSTWRILDLVVALMMFTVAGQLIIAG; encoded by the coding sequence ATGTGGCAAAGCTATGTGAACGGCTTGCTGGTGGCGTTCGGGCTGATCATGGCGATCGGCACGCAGAACGCGTTTGTCTTGGCGCAGAGCTTGCGTCGTGAGCACCACTTGCCCGTGGCGGCGTTGTGCGTGGTCTGCGATGCGCTGCTGGTGGCGGCTGGTGTATTCGGGCTGGCGACGATTCTGGCGCAGAACCCGACACTGCTGGCAATTGCCCGTTGGGGTGGCGCGACTTTCTTGATCTGGTACGGCAGTCAGGCGTTGCGCCGGGCCTGTTCGAAACAGAGCATGGATCAGGGTGCGAATCAGACCGTACGTTCGTTGCGGGCGGTGATGCTCAGCGCCTTGGCGGTGACGCTGCTCAATCCGCACGTTTATCTGGATACGGTGTTGCTGATCGGCTCGCTCGGCGCGCAGCAATCGGTGCCGAGTGCTTATGTAGTGGGCGCGGCGAGTGCTTCGTTGCTGTGGTTTTTCACGTTGGCGCTGGGCGCAGCGTGGTTAGCGCCGTGGCTGGCTCGGCCGAGCACCTGGCGGATCCTGGATCTGGTTGTGGCGTTGATGATGTTCACGGTCGCCGGTCAGCTGATTATCGCCGGCTGA